The following proteins come from a genomic window of Canis aureus isolate CA01 chromosome 3, VMU_Caureus_v.1.0, whole genome shotgun sequence:
- the MINK1 gene encoding misshapen-like kinase 1 isoform X8: MDVTEDEEEEIKQEINMLKKYSHHRNIATYYGAFIKKSPPGNDDQLWLVMEFCGAGSVTDLVKNTKGNALKEDCIAYICREILRGLAHLHAHKVIHRDIKGQNVLLTENAEVKLVDFGVSAQLDRTVGRRNTFIGTPYWMAPEVIACDENPDATYDYRSDIWSLGITAIEMAEGAPPLCDMHPMRALFLIPRNPPPRLKSKKWSKKFTDFIDTCLIKTYLSRPPTEQLLKFPFIRDQPTERQVRIQLKDHIDRSRKKRGEKEETEYEYSGSEEEDDSHGEEGEPSSIMNVPGESTLRREFLRLQQENKSNSEALKQQQQLQQQQQRDPEAHIKHLLHQRQRRIEEQKEERRRVEEQQRREREQRKLQEKEQQRLEDRQALRREEERRQAEREQEYIRHRLEEEQRQLEILQQQLLQEQALLLEYKRKQLEEQRQSERLQRQLQQEHAYLKSLQQQQQQQQQQQKQQQPGLPTDRKPLYHYGRGSSPADKPAWAREVEERTRMNKQQNSPLAKTKPSSTGPEPPLPQAAPGPPGPLSQTPPMQRPVEPQEGPHKSLVAHRVPLKPYAAPVPRSQSLQDQPTRNLAAFPASHEPDPAVPTPTTTPSARGAVIRQNSDPTSEGPGPGPNPPAWVRPDTEAPPKVPQRTSSIAAALNTSGAGGARPTQAVRARPRSNSAWQIYLQRRAERGTPKSPGPPAQPPGPPNACSNPDLRRSDPSWERPEGALPAHGHLPQAGSLERNRVGASSKLDSSPVLSPGNKAKPDDHRSRPGRPASYKRAIGEDFVLLKERALDDAPRPPKKAMDYSSSSEEVESSEDEDESNGEPSEGSRDPPGARDGDTDSVSTMVVHDVEEIAGTQTPYGGGTMVVQRTPEEERSLLHADSNGYTNLPDVVQPSHSPTESGKGQSPPSKDGGSDYQSRGLVKAPGKSSFTMFVDLGIYQPGGSGDTIPITALVGGEGGRLDQLQYDVRKGSVVNVNPTNTRAHSETPEIRKYKKRFNSEILCAALWGVNLLVGTENGLMLLDRSGQGKVYGLIGRRRFQQMDVLEGLNLLITISGKRNKLRVYYLSWLRNKILHNDPDVEKKQGWTTVGDMEGCGHYRVVKYERIKFLVIALKSSVEVYAWAPKPYHKFMAFKSFADLPHRPLLVDLTVEEGQRLKVIYGSSAGFHAVDVDSGNSYDIYIPVHIQSQITPHAIIFLPNTDGMEMLLCYEDEGVYVNTYGRIIKDVVLQWGEMPTSVAYICSNQIMGWGEKAIEIRSVETGHLDGVFMHKRAQRLKFLCERNDKVFFASVRSGGSSQVYFMTLNRNCIMNW; the protein is encoded by the exons ATGGATGTCACGGAG gatgaggaggaagagatcAAACAGGAGATCAACATGTTGAAGAAATATTCTCACCACCGTAACATCGCCACCTACTATGGGGCCTTCATAAAGAAGAGCCCCCCCGGGAATGACGACCAGCTCTGG CTGGTGATGGAGTTCTGTGGGGCTGGCTCCGTGACAGACCTAGTGAAGAACACAAAGGGGAATGCCCTGAAGGAGGACTGTATCGCCTACATTTGCAGGGAGATTCTCCGG ggtCTGGCCCATCTCCATGCCCACAAGGTGATCCATCGAGACATCAAAGGGCAGAACGTGCTGCTGACAGAGAACGCCGAGGTCAAGCTAG TGGACTTTGGGGTGAGTGCTCAGCTGGACCGCACTGTGGGCAGGCGGAACACTTTCATCGGGACCCCCTACTGGATGGCCCCAGAGGTCATCGCCTGTGATGAGAACCCCGATGCCACCTATGACTACAGG AGTGACATTTGGTCTCTAGGAATCACAGCCATCGAGATGGCAGAGGGGGCCCCCC CTCTGTGTGACATGCACCCCATGCGAGCCCTCTTCCTCATCCCACGGAACCCACCCCCCAGACTCAAGTCCAAGAAATG GTCTAAGAAGTTCACTGACTTCATTGACACGTGTCTTATCAAGACCTACTTGAGCCGCCCACCTACAGAGCAGCTGCTCAAGTTCCCCTTCATCCGGGACCAGCCCACAGAGCGGCAGGTCCGCATCCAGCTCAAGGACCACATCGACCGCTCCCGCAAGAAGCGAGGCGAGAAAG AGGAGACGGAGTACGAGTACAGCGGCAGTGAGGAGGAGGATGACAGCCATGGAGAGGAGGGCGAGCCCAG CTCTATCATGAACGTGCCGGGGGAATCCACACTGCGCCGGGAGTTCCTGCGGCTGCAGCAGGAGAACAAGAGCAACTCTGAGGCtttgaagcagcagcagcagctgcagcagcagcagcaacgaGACCCTGAGGCACACATCAAGCATCTCCTGCACCAGCGCCAGCGCCGCAtcgaggagcagaaggaggagcgGCGGCGCGTGGAGGAG CAACAGCGGCGGGAGCGGGAGCAGCGGAAGCTgcaggagaaggagcagcagcGCCTGGAGGACCGGCAGGCCCTGCGGCGGGAGGAGGAGAGGCGGCAGGCTGAGCGGGAGCAG gagtATATTCGTCACAGGCTAGAGGAGGAGCAGCGGCAGCTCGAGATCCTCCAGCAACAGCTgctccaggaacaggccctgcTGCTG GAGTACAAGCGGAAGCAGCTGGAGGAGCAGCGGCAGTCCGAGCGGCTCCAGAGGCAGCTGCAGCAGGAGCACGCCTACCTCAAGtccctgcagcagcagcagcagcagcagcagcagcagcagaagcagcagcaaccGGGCTTGCCCACCGATAGGAAGCCGCTATACCACTACGGCCGGGGCAGCAGTCCCGCTGACAAGCCTGCTTGGGCACGAGAG GTTGAGGAGAGGACAAGGATGAACAAGCAGCAGAACTCCCCCTTGGCCAAGACCAAGCCAAGCAGCACAGGGCCTGAGCCCCCCCTTCCCCAGGCCGCCCCCGGGCCTCCGGGCCCCCTTTCCCAAACTCCGCCTATGCAGAGGCCGGTGGAGCCCCAGGAGGGACCGCACAAG AGCCTGGTGGCACACCGGGTCCCACTGAAGCCATATGCAGCGCCTGTACCCCGATCCCAGTCCCTGCAGGACCAGCCCACCCGAAACCTGGCTGCCTTCCCAGCCTCCCATGAGCCTGACCCCGCTGTCCCCACGCCCACCACCACGCCCAGCGCCCGAGGAGCCGTCATCCGCCAGAATTCAGATCCCACCTCCGAAGGGCCTGGCCCCGGCCCAAACCCCCCAGCCTGGGTCCGGCCGGATACTGAGGCCCCCCCCAAG gTGCCTCAGAGGACCTCCTCCATTGCTGCCGCGCTCAACACCAGTGGGGCCGGAGGGGCCCGGCCCACTCAGGCTGTCCGCGCCAG ACCTCGCAGCAACTCCGCCTGGCAAATCTATCTGCAAAGGCGGGCAGAGCGGGGCACCCCCAAGTCTCCAGGGCCCCCCGCTCAGCCCCCTGGCCCGCCCAACGCCTGTAG CAACCCGGATCTCAGGAGGAGCGACCCCAGCTGGGAGCGGCCGGAAGGTGCCCTCCCCGCTCACGGGCACCTGCCCCAGGCTGGCTCGCTGGAGCGGAACCGTGTAGGAG CCTCCTCCAAACTGGATAGTTCCCCAGTGCTCTCCCCTGGGAACAAAGCCAAGCCTGATGACCACCGCTCACGGCCAGGCCGGCCCGCA AGCTATAAGCGTGCCATCGGTGAG gATTTCGTGCTGTTGAAGGAGCGAGCCCTGGACGATGCCCCACGGCCACCCAAGAAGGCCATGGATTACTCGTCCTCCAGTGAGGAGGTGGAGAGCAGTGAAGATGAGGATGAAAGCAACGGCGAGCCCTCAGAGGGGAGCAGAGACCCCCCTGGGGCCCg CGACGGGGACACGGACAGCGTCAGCACCATGGTGGTCCACGACGTGGAAGAGATAGCTGGGACCCAGACCCCCTATGGGGGTGGCACCATGGTAGTCCAGCGC ACTCCTGAAGAGGAGCGCAGCCTGCTGCATGCAGACAGCAATGGCTACACAAACCTGCCAGATGTCGTCCAGCCCAGCCACTCACCCACCGAGAGCGGCAAAGGTCAAAGCCCCCCCTCGAAGGATGGAGGTAGTGAT tACCAGTCTCGTGGGCTGGTAAAGGCCCCTGGCAAGAGCTCATTCACGATGTTTGTGGACCTAGGGATCTACCAGCCTGGAGGCAGTGGGGATACCATCCCCAtcacag ccttggtggggggagagggcgGCCGGCTAGATCAGCTCCAGTACGACGTGCGTAAAGGCTCCGTGGTCAACGTGAACCCTACCAACACCCGCGCCCACAGCGAGACCCCCGAGATTCGCAAGTACAAGAAGCGGTTTAATTCAGAGATCCTCTGTGCAGCTCTTTGGG GTGTCAACCTGCTGGTGGGCACAGAGAATGGCCTGATGCTACTGGACCGGAGCGGGCAGGGCAAGGTGTATGGGCTCATCGGGCGGCGGCGCTTCCAGCAAATGGATGTCCTAGAAGGGCTCAACTTGCTCATCACCATCTCAG GGAAAAGGAATAAACTGCGGGTGTACTACCTGTCCTGGCTCCGGAACAAGATTCTGCACAATGACCCGGACGTGGAGAAGAAGCAGGGCTGGACCACCGTGGGCGACATGGAGGGCTGCGGGCACTACCGCGTGG TGAAGTACGAGCGCATTAAGTTCCTGGTCATCGCGCTGAAGAGCTCTGTGGAGGTGTACGCCTGGGCCCCCAAACCCTACCACAAGTTCATGGCCTTCAAG tcCTTCGCAGATCTCCCTCACCGCCCTCTGCTGGTTGACCTGACTGTGGAGGAGGGTCAGCGGCTCAAGGTCATCTATGGCTCCAGTGCCGGCTTCCATGCTGTGGACGTGGACTCGGGGAACAGCTATGACATCTACATCCCTGTGCAT ATCCAGAGCCAGATCACGCCCCATGCCATCATCTTCCTCCCCAACACTGACGGCATGGAGATGCTGCTGTGCTACGAGGACGAAGGCGTCTACGTCAACACATATGGGCGGATCATTAAGGACGTGGTGCTGCAGTGGGGAGAGATGCCCACCTCTGTAG cCTACATCTGCTCCAACCAGATCATGGGCTGGGGTGAGAAAGCCATTGAGATCCGCTCCGTGGAGACAGGCCACCTGGACGGTGTCTTCATGCACAAACGAGCCCAGAGGCTCAAGTTCCTGTGCGAGCGGAATGACAAG GTGTTTTTCGCCTCCGTCCGCTCTGGGGGCAGCAGCCAAGTTTACTTCATGACGCTGAACCGAAACTGCATCATGAACTGGTGA